A part of Candidatus Manganitrophaceae bacterium genomic DNA contains:
- a CDS encoding ketoacyl-ACP synthase III: MPSQIIGTGIALPKRIVTNAELSKRLGLTEGEIEKRTGIRQRHWVEKGETTASLAAEAARAALASAALSTEEVDLIVVSTTSPDMVFPSTACLVQRALSLRTVPALDLNASCTGFLYALSVGDQFIRNGSAGAALIISAEVKSPFVDPDDPSTAILFGDGAAAVVLARGERGIRSIRLHADGAKHRLISLPAGGSRCPTTATSLSEGLNYMKMEGKGLFRMAVRRMEEALHSFAQESALPLSAVDFFVFHQANLRILETVFKRAEIPLEKTRITIPRYGNTSSSSLPIALDEALKRGEIRPGNRVVLCAFGGGLTWGTAWIDW, from the coding sequence ATGCCGTCGCAAATTATCGGAACCGGAATTGCGCTTCCCAAGCGGATCGTGACCAATGCCGAGCTTTCGAAGCGGCTTGGCTTGACCGAGGGGGAGATTGAAAAAAGAACCGGCATCCGGCAGCGACACTGGGTGGAGAAGGGAGAGACGACCGCCTCGCTTGCCGCCGAAGCCGCCCGGGCGGCGCTCGCTTCGGCCGCGCTCTCGACGGAGGAGGTCGATTTAATCGTCGTTTCGACGACGTCACCCGATATGGTTTTCCCCTCAACCGCTTGCCTCGTACAGCGGGCGCTTTCTCTCCGAACCGTCCCGGCGCTCGATCTAAATGCATCGTGCACCGGATTTTTATACGCCCTGTCGGTCGGGGATCAGTTTATTCGGAATGGATCGGCCGGAGCGGCATTGATCATCTCGGCCGAGGTGAAATCTCCGTTTGTGGATCCGGACGATCCCTCCACCGCGATCTTGTTCGGCGACGGCGCGGCGGCGGTGGTGCTGGCGCGGGGCGAGCGGGGAATCCGATCGATTCGCCTCCATGCCGACGGGGCCAAGCATCGGTTGATCTCCCTGCCGGCAGGGGGATCGCGTTGCCCGACGACCGCCACGTCGCTGAGTGAAGGATTAAATTATATGAAGATGGAGGGGAAGGGGCTCTTCCGAATGGCGGTGAGGAGAATGGAGGAGGCGCTTCATTCCTTTGCTCAGGAATCGGCGCTCCCCCTCTCTGCCGTCGACTTTTTTGTTTTCCACCAGGCGAATTTGAGGATCTTGGAAACGGTTTTTAAACGGGCCGAGATCCCTTTAGAGAAGACCCGTATTACGATTCCCCGATACGGAAACACCTCTTCTTCCTCCCTTCCCATTGCGTTGGATGAGGCGCTTAAAAGAGGGGAGATTCGTCCGGGGAATCGGGTGGTACTCTGTGCCTTCGGAGGAGGGCTGACCTGGGGAACGGCCTGGATCGATTGGTGA
- a CDS encoding bifunctional precorrin-2 dehydrogenase/sirohydrochlorin ferrochelatase — protein MRYYPLFLNLEQQLVVVIGGGPVAERKSAALLKAGACVKVISPRLTPRLTRWKTEGSVEIHARPYRRGDLKGARLAFVATDDAAVNEAVFREAKRRGVLLNRADLSEAGADTGGFIVPASFSKGGIIVAVSTQGKSPALAKVIRNQLKEALPPTVSLLTELLARVKRILVEKKIPVERRKKILTRLAESSLPALYAQGEIDQAEELIVQLSGLQRAEWSLRPESKQKGIG, from the coding sequence ATGCGATACTATCCTCTCTTTCTCAATTTAGAACAACAGCTCGTGGTGGTAATCGGGGGCGGTCCGGTCGCAGAACGAAAGAGCGCCGCCCTCCTGAAAGCAGGCGCGTGTGTGAAGGTGATCAGTCCCCGCTTGACCCCCCGTCTCACCCGGTGGAAAACCGAGGGGTCAGTCGAAATTCACGCCCGACCTTACCGTCGGGGCGATTTAAAAGGGGCGCGGCTCGCCTTTGTCGCCACCGACGATGCGGCGGTCAACGAGGCGGTCTTCCGGGAGGCGAAACGAAGAGGGGTGCTCCTCAACCGGGCCGATCTAAGCGAGGCGGGCGCCGACACGGGCGGCTTTATTGTACCGGCGTCGTTCTCCAAGGGCGGTATCATAGTGGCGGTCTCGACACAGGGGAAGAGCCCGGCCCTCGCCAAAGTGATTCGAAATCAATTAAAAGAGGCGCTACCGCCGACGGTCTCCCTCCTTACCGAGCTTCTCGCCCGGGTGAAGCGGATCTTGGTCGAGAAGAAAATACCGGTCGAGCGGAGGAAAAAAATCTTAACCCGCCTGGCCGAATCGAGCCTCCCCGCCCTCTATGCGCAGGGAGAGATCGATCAAGCGGAAGAGCTGATCGTTCAACTCAGCGGCCTGCAACGGGCCGAATGGTCCTTGCGTCCCGAATCGAAGCAGAAAGGAATCGGATGA
- a CDS encoding pyruvate dehydrogenase complex E1 component subunit beta → MAHIAYREALGQAMSEEMRRDEKVFLMGEEVGFYQGAFKVSRGMLEEFGPMRVIDTPITEAGFTGVGIGAAMVGLRPIIEMMTFNFSILAMDQIINNAAKIRSMSGGQFTVPMVVRGPGGSAARLAAQHSQSLESLYCHIAGLKVIAPSVPKDAKGLLKSAIRDNNPVICFEAQALYGTMGEVPEGDYTIPIGVADVKREGKDVTLIAWSKMLLLCLRTAEELAKQGIDAEVVDPRTLRPLDLETILHSVRKTNRVVIVEEAWPYAGVSAEIADRISHEALDVLDAPVERVTGEDVPIPYAKNLEQAALPSSEKIIHAVKKVMYLE, encoded by the coding sequence ATGGCCCATATTGCTTACCGTGAAGCGCTCGGCCAAGCCATGAGCGAGGAGATGCGCCGCGATGAAAAAGTCTTCCTGATGGGGGAGGAGGTCGGCTTCTATCAGGGTGCATTCAAAGTGAGCCGGGGGATGCTCGAAGAGTTCGGGCCGATGCGGGTGATCGACACCCCGATCACCGAGGCCGGCTTCACCGGGGTCGGCATCGGCGCAGCGATGGTCGGGCTCCGCCCGATCATCGAGATGATGACCTTTAATTTCTCGATCCTGGCGATGGATCAGATCATCAACAACGCCGCCAAGATCCGATCGATGTCGGGAGGCCAGTTCACCGTCCCGATGGTTGTTCGGGGGCCGGGCGGCTCGGCCGCGCGGCTCGCCGCGCAGCACTCTCAGAGCCTGGAGTCGCTCTACTGTCACATCGCTGGTCTCAAAGTCATCGCCCCTTCCGTTCCTAAAGATGCAAAGGGGCTGCTCAAAAGCGCCATTCGGGACAACAACCCGGTGATCTGTTTTGAGGCGCAGGCCCTTTATGGAACCATGGGAGAGGTGCCGGAAGGGGATTACACGATCCCGATTGGGGTCGCCGATGTGAAGCGAGAAGGGAAAGATGTCACCCTGATCGCCTGGTCGAAGATGCTGCTGCTCTGTCTGAGGACGGCGGAGGAATTGGCAAAGCAAGGAATCGACGCCGAGGTGGTCGACCCGCGAACGCTCCGTCCGTTGGATCTGGAGACGATCCTCCATTCCGTCCGAAAAACCAATCGCGTCGTGATTGTGGAAGAGGCGTGGCCTTATGCCGGCGTGAGCGCTGAAATCGCCGATCGGATCAGTCACGAGGCGCTCGATGTTCTCGACGCCCCGGTCGAACGGGTGACGGGAGAAGATGTGCCGATTCCGTATGCGAAGAATCTGGAGCAGGCGGCGCTCCCCAGCTCCGAAAAAATTATTCATGCGGTCAAAAAAGTGATGTACCTGGAATAA
- the bamD gene encoding outer membrane protein assembly factor BamD, giving the protein MMIRRAAVVLLALFLVGCSRSGEKSDLLSLLGIDEKIADTSDQEAGKIYDALTLLKRGEAHFVKEDYAAAAEEYQRFLELHPFHRMAAFAQYRLGMSYYHQLNTIDRDPGPVEKAITAFQKVVKDYPQSLYTQEAGDKLHDLTRRLAQHDFYVGYFYYKNSAYPAAIARFQKIITKGENRSLIEKSLYYKGLSLYYSEQREEAKETLQRLLQEYPESSFARGAKQMLSELDASIRPSPVSGNP; this is encoded by the coding sequence ATGATGATCCGTCGCGCCGCCGTCGTTTTACTTGCCCTTTTCCTGGTCGGCTGCAGCCGATCGGGGGAGAAATCAGACCTCCTGTCGCTGCTCGGAATCGATGAGAAGATCGCCGACACCTCCGATCAAGAAGCCGGCAAAATCTACGACGCCCTCACCCTCCTGAAGCGGGGCGAAGCCCATTTTGTCAAAGAAGATTATGCCGCCGCCGCGGAGGAATATCAGCGGTTCCTGGAACTCCACCCGTTCCATCGGATGGCGGCGTTTGCGCAATATCGACTCGGCATGAGCTATTACCACCAGCTCAACACGATCGATCGCGATCCGGGCCCGGTCGAGAAGGCGATCACGGCTTTCCAGAAGGTGGTCAAAGATTACCCGCAAAGCCTCTACACCCAAGAGGCGGGAGACAAACTCCATGACCTCACCCGTCGGCTGGCACAGCATGATTTTTATGTCGGCTATTTTTATTACAAAAACAGCGCCTACCCGGCGGCGATCGCCCGTTTCCAGAAGATCATCACAAAGGGGGAAAATCGGTCTCTGATTGAAAAAAGCCTCTATTACAAAGGACTCTCACTTTATTATTCGGAACAGCGCGAAGAAGCAAAAGAGACCCTCCAGCGGCTGCTGCAAGAATATCCGGAGAGCTCCTTCGCGAGGGGCGCAAAACAGATGCTCTCCGAACTGGACGCATCGATCCGCCCTTCTCCCGTCTCAGGGAACCCCTGA
- a CDS encoding phosphoglucomutase/phosphomannomutase family protein, with the protein MQTIKFGTSGWRGLLAEDFTFDRVRVVAQSIADYLKQNTKGKPTVFVGYDTRFIGDRLAGAVASVLTGNGIAVIRSTDPVPTPVVSFEILNRGLAGGVTVTASHNPPEWNGLKFSPAWGGPALPETTKQIEARANALLDQPIQIPQKSRAEAEREGLWRDERIGDTYREKVVGLLSKSVFSQGTLRIAVDPFWGTSLGYLDRILIELGTPVDLIHAERDPNFGGIRPDPEGESLAGLIQKMRDGAYDLGLATDCDADRFGILDRGGVPIVPNYIIALLIDYLVTDRKWTGKVARSVATSHFVDAVAHEHKLEVIETPVGFKYIGELISKKEILLGGEESGGISIQGHLPEKDGILTCLLVAEMVAKRKRSIRAMLDDLFRRVGFFHPLRRDLHLSEEGKTRASALVKNPPGSIAGKKVLSVSHLDGVKLFLEGGGWALIRPSGTEPIVRLYVEASEEKESEQLAGACQALIQTGS; encoded by the coding sequence ATGCAGACAATTAAATTCGGCACTTCAGGATGGCGGGGGCTTTTGGCGGAGGATTTTACCTTTGACCGCGTCCGTGTGGTCGCACAGTCGATCGCCGATTATTTAAAACAGAACACGAAGGGGAAGCCGACGGTCTTCGTCGGTTATGACACCCGCTTTATCGGAGACCGATTGGCCGGCGCGGTCGCCTCCGTATTGACCGGCAACGGCATTGCGGTGATCCGATCGACCGATCCGGTTCCGACGCCGGTCGTCTCGTTTGAGATTTTAAACCGCGGGCTCGCCGGCGGGGTTACCGTCACCGCCAGCCACAATCCCCCCGAGTGGAACGGCCTTAAATTCTCCCCCGCCTGGGGAGGACCGGCCTTGCCGGAGACGACGAAACAGATCGAGGCCCGCGCCAACGCCCTGCTCGACCAGCCGATTCAGATTCCGCAGAAAAGCAGAGCGGAAGCGGAGCGGGAGGGGCTCTGGCGCGATGAACGGATCGGCGACACCTATCGGGAGAAGGTCGTCGGGCTCCTCAGTAAATCTGTCTTCTCCCAGGGCACGCTTCGGATCGCCGTTGATCCCTTCTGGGGAACGTCGCTCGGCTATCTCGACCGGATTTTGATAGAGTTGGGAACTCCGGTCGATTTGATCCATGCGGAGCGCGATCCAAATTTCGGCGGCATCCGCCCCGATCCGGAAGGGGAGAGCCTCGCCGGGCTGATCCAGAAGATGCGCGACGGAGCGTATGACCTCGGCCTGGCGACCGATTGCGACGCCGATCGATTCGGCATTTTGGACCGCGGCGGGGTCCCGATCGTGCCGAACTACATCATCGCCCTTCTGATCGATTACCTCGTAACCGATCGAAAATGGACCGGCAAGGTGGCCCGCAGCGTGGCGACCTCCCACTTCGTCGACGCCGTAGCGCATGAACACAAGTTGGAAGTGATTGAAACGCCGGTCGGGTTCAAATATATCGGGGAGTTGATCTCGAAGAAAGAGATCTTGCTGGGAGGCGAAGAGAGCGGTGGGATCTCCATCCAGGGACATCTTCCGGAAAAAGATGGGATTCTGACCTGCCTATTGGTTGCAGAGATGGTCGCGAAGCGGAAGCGTTCAATCCGAGCGATGCTCGACGACCTCTTCCGCCGGGTCGGCTTTTTCCATCCGTTACGGCGGGACCTTCACCTCTCGGAAGAGGGGAAAACACGGGCGAGCGCGCTCGTGAAGAATCCCCCCGGCAGCATCGCCGGTAAAAAGGTACTCTCCGTCTCCCACCTCGATGGGGTAAAGCTCTTCCTAGAAGGGGGAGGCTGGGCCTTGATCCGTCCCTCGGGAACCGAGCCGATCGTCCGCCTCTATGTGGAAGCCTCCGAGGAGAAAGAGTCGGAGCAGCTCGCCGGTGCCTGCCAAGCCTTAATACAAACAGGATCCTAG
- a CDS encoding ROK family protein: MDPSTFVIGIDLGGTFIKGATLDANGTVIFEGRLGTEVVEGRKRVLQNLAQLIGDLRKMSPGRSLVGVGLGIPGAIDFKEGRIIQSPNFPGWDGFPIRSAVEETVGVPVIVENDANAAAVGEGWVGAARTLENFLLITLGTGVGGGLVLGGKLWYGESGKAGEIGHMQITPDGPPCGCGSRGCLEVYASWPALVRMAKEEWSRLRENGTVDSAPPPWKSAFEVAEAAGRHDPIAKAAFAEMAYYLGIGIANVSNLLDLNYFILSGGVSNALPLFETALRQEVARRAFGMTEAEALKRIEIRQALLGESAGMIGAAYLALQATQRFNV; encoded by the coding sequence ATGGACCCATCCACCTTCGTTATCGGCATCGATTTAGGGGGCACCTTTATTAAAGGAGCCACCCTTGATGCGAATGGGACCGTTATTTTTGAAGGTCGCCTCGGAACGGAGGTGGTCGAGGGGAGGAAGCGGGTTCTTCAAAACCTGGCACAGTTGATCGGCGATCTGCGGAAGATGAGCCCGGGGCGATCGCTCGTCGGGGTCGGTTTGGGCATTCCCGGCGCGATCGATTTTAAAGAGGGCCGCATTATCCAGTCTCCCAACTTTCCCGGTTGGGACGGCTTTCCGATCCGCTCCGCCGTTGAAGAGACCGTCGGGGTCCCGGTCATTGTCGAAAATGACGCGAACGCCGCGGCCGTTGGAGAAGGATGGGTCGGCGCGGCGCGGACGCTGGAAAACTTTCTCCTGATCACCCTCGGCACCGGGGTGGGCGGCGGGCTGGTTCTCGGTGGAAAACTCTGGTATGGTGAGAGCGGCAAAGCCGGGGAGATCGGCCATATGCAGATTACCCCGGACGGCCCCCCCTGCGGGTGCGGTTCGAGAGGTTGTCTGGAAGTTTACGCCTCGTGGCCGGCCCTGGTCAGAATGGCGAAAGAAGAGTGGAGCCGCCTCCGGGAGAACGGGACGGTCGATTCGGCTCCTCCCCCCTGGAAGAGCGCCTTCGAGGTGGCTGAGGCGGCCGGGCGGCACGATCCGATCGCGAAAGCCGCCTTCGCCGAGATGGCCTATTACCTCGGCATCGGAATCGCGAATGTGTCGAACCTACTCGACCTCAACTATTTTATCCTCTCCGGCGGGGTCAGCAACGCGCTCCCGCTTTTTGAGACCGCTCTTCGGCAGGAGGTCGCCCGGCGGGCTTTCGGGATGACCGAGGCGGAAGCCTTGAAGCGGATCGAGATCCGGCAGGCACTCCTCGGCGAGAGCGCCGGGATGATCGGCGCCGCTTACCTGGCGCTTCAAGCGACACAGCGGTTCAACGTTTAA
- the pdhA gene encoding pyruvate dehydrogenase (acetyl-transferring) E1 component subunit alpha: MTSKQKPPFIEFLRQMTLIRRFEEKAAEMYALGKIAGFCHLYIGEEAVAVGAIGAADPKDYIVTAYRDHGHALARGLEPKRVMAELFGKATGVSKGMGGSMHLFDASRNFMGGYAIVGGHIPLATGIGFAMKYEKKDQVVLCFFGEGSVPSGNFHEALNLASLWRLPVVYICENNRFGMGTPVERSSALYDIAHAAQAHDMPFHHIDGMDVTDVYTQMQKIIEGVRKAKRPIFVEARTYRYMGHSMSDPAHGHYRTKAEIDEHKKRDPILTLQQLLLETKEITKEEISKMERDIQDIVLESVEFADKSPEPPLSALSEYIYAP; this comes from the coding sequence ATGACTTCCAAACAAAAGCCACCGTTCATCGAATTTCTTCGACAGATGACGCTCATCCGTCGATTTGAGGAGAAAGCGGCCGAGATGTATGCCCTCGGCAAGATTGCCGGTTTCTGCCACCTCTACATCGGCGAAGAAGCGGTGGCGGTGGGGGCGATCGGGGCGGCCGATCCGAAAGATTATATCGTCACCGCTTATCGGGACCATGGACATGCCCTGGCGCGCGGATTGGAGCCGAAGCGGGTAATGGCGGAGTTGTTTGGAAAAGCGACCGGTGTTTCGAAGGGGATGGGGGGGTCGATGCACCTCTTTGACGCCTCGCGGAATTTCATGGGGGGCTATGCGATCGTTGGAGGGCACATTCCCCTGGCGACCGGAATCGGCTTTGCGATGAAATATGAAAAGAAGGACCAGGTGGTCCTCTGCTTCTTCGGGGAGGGCTCCGTTCCGTCGGGGAATTTCCATGAGGCGCTGAATCTCGCCTCCCTGTGGCGACTGCCGGTGGTTTACATCTGCGAGAACAACCGATTTGGAATGGGAACCCCGGTGGAGCGGTCGTCGGCACTTTACGACATCGCCCATGCCGCCCAGGCGCACGACATGCCGTTTCATCATATCGACGGGATGGACGTGACCGATGTCTACACGCAGATGCAGAAGATCATCGAAGGGGTTCGAAAAGCGAAGCGGCCGATCTTTGTAGAAGCCCGGACCTATCGGTACATGGGACATTCGATGTCCGATCCGGCCCACGGACATTACCGGACGAAGGCGGAGATCGACGAGCATAAAAAACGCGATCCGATCTTGACCCTGCAGCAGCTGCTGCTTGAGACGAAGGAGATCACGAAAGAGGAGATCTCCAAGATGGAACGCGACATCCAGGACATCGTCCTGGAGTCGGTCGAGTTCGCCGACAAGAGCCCGGAGCCGCCCCTCTCCGCGCTGAGCGAATATATTTATGCACCGTAA
- a CDS encoding DUF3536 domain-containing protein, which produces MKRYLCIHGHFYQPPRENPWLDEIELQDSATPYHDWNERISAECYLPNTAARIVDHENRILEIVNNYSKISFNFGPTLLSWLERAHPNVYRRILEADQISLRERGGHGNALAQAYNHIIMPLASRRDKVTQVRWGISDFESRFRRKPEGMWLPETAVDLESLQVLAEEGIRFTLLAPHQAKRIRPIPTDSAEGDSGGEWEEVGGMKIDPTRPYRCFLSDGLFIDLFFYDGPISHAVAFDRLLGSGETFVERLRGGFSDAREWPQLLHIATDGESYGHHFAHGDMALAYSLQEIERQEIAELTNYGEYLSKNPPTYEVDLFEKTSWSCFHGVERWRSNCGCHSGGNPGWNQQWRQPLREGLDAMKKSLDLIFEGKGVKWLKDPWQARDHYITLIRKREEGALTWEATEAFFSKHQSHRLNLLEREQALKLLEMQRNGQLMFTSCAWFFDDISGIEATQILKYAGRAAQLAKEIDASGLGGKVEGLLLERLKEAKSNLPELGDGALIYQRFVKGAVVDAERVIAHFAIASLFEEQPYGTPLYSYQIDLQDYQKVTDGTLTLAIGRAHITSKITLGIEEAIFGVLHFGGHDFHCAVGAMLGIEGYERMKSDLIDKFHHGSQADVVRGLYQSLGERSFSLKDLLIEVRRKVLSQVSQTLFRQYETIWRQIYLDHQRFMLYLQSTQAKLLKTYLATAEQVLHHDLREEIALLPHHPAFDRILRILDEAKKWGIELEVDEVERSLQSLLEEQMERLVQTGSREALEETSYLLNIADRGNLHIDLWETQNRFHLFVLHRKTQRQGKPLDHSFLENVAKLAGRLSHHWSNPT; this is translated from the coding sequence ATGAAACGGTATCTTTGCATCCATGGACATTTCTACCAGCCCCCCCGGGAGAATCCCTGGCTCGACGAGATTGAGCTTCAAGATTCCGCCACCCCTTATCACGACTGGAACGAGCGGATCTCGGCCGAATGCTATCTCCCGAACACGGCGGCGCGGATTGTCGACCATGAGAACCGGATTCTGGAGATCGTGAACAACTACTCTAAAATCAGCTTTAACTTCGGTCCCACCCTCCTCTCCTGGCTGGAGCGGGCACACCCGAATGTCTACAGACGGATTCTGGAAGCCGATCAGATCAGCCTTCGGGAGCGGGGGGGACACGGCAACGCGCTGGCGCAAGCTTATAATCATATCATCATGCCGCTTGCGTCTCGGCGGGACAAGGTAACGCAGGTCCGATGGGGAATTTCCGACTTTGAGTCGCGTTTCCGGCGAAAACCGGAGGGGATGTGGCTTCCCGAGACGGCGGTCGACCTGGAGTCGCTGCAGGTGCTCGCCGAGGAGGGAATCCGCTTTACCCTGTTGGCCCCCCATCAAGCAAAGCGAATCCGACCGATCCCGACCGATTCAGCAGAGGGAGACAGCGGCGGAGAGTGGGAAGAGGTCGGCGGGATGAAGATCGATCCGACCCGACCGTATCGATGTTTTCTGAGTGATGGCCTTTTTATCGATCTCTTCTTTTATGACGGTCCCATCTCACACGCGGTCGCCTTCGATCGACTCTTAGGGAGCGGCGAGACGTTCGTCGAACGGCTCCGCGGCGGTTTTTCGGATGCGCGCGAGTGGCCGCAGCTCCTCCACATCGCAACCGATGGGGAGTCGTACGGCCATCACTTTGCCCATGGCGACATGGCGCTTGCTTACAGCCTTCAAGAGATTGAGCGGCAAGAAATCGCCGAGCTGACCAATTATGGAGAATATCTCTCCAAAAATCCGCCCACCTATGAGGTCGATCTCTTCGAGAAAACCTCCTGGAGCTGCTTTCATGGGGTGGAGCGGTGGAGGTCGAATTGCGGCTGTCACTCCGGGGGAAATCCCGGTTGGAACCAACAATGGCGCCAGCCGCTGCGCGAAGGGCTCGACGCAATGAAGAAGTCGCTTGATCTGATCTTTGAAGGAAAAGGGGTCAAGTGGCTCAAAGATCCTTGGCAGGCACGGGACCACTATATTACCCTCATTCGAAAGCGCGAGGAAGGGGCGTTGACATGGGAGGCGACCGAGGCCTTCTTTTCCAAGCACCAGTCACACAGGCTCAATTTACTGGAGCGGGAGCAGGCGCTCAAGCTGCTGGAGATGCAGCGCAACGGCCAGCTGATGTTCACCAGCTGCGCTTGGTTCTTCGATGACATCTCCGGAATTGAAGCGACTCAGATCCTCAAATATGCCGGCCGGGCGGCCCAGCTTGCCAAAGAAATCGATGCATCGGGGTTGGGGGGAAAGGTCGAAGGGCTCCTTCTGGAGAGATTAAAAGAGGCAAAGAGCAATCTTCCGGAGCTCGGCGACGGCGCATTGATCTATCAGCGGTTCGTCAAAGGGGCGGTGGTCGATGCGGAGCGGGTCATCGCTCATTTTGCCATCGCCTCCCTCTTCGAGGAACAACCGTATGGCACTCCGCTTTACAGCTATCAGATCGACCTTCAAGATTATCAAAAGGTCACCGACGGGACATTGACATTGGCCATCGGGCGGGCCCATATTACCTCCAAGATTACGCTCGGCATCGAAGAGGCGATTTTTGGGGTGCTCCACTTTGGCGGACACGACTTTCACTGTGCGGTCGGTGCGATGCTCGGCATCGAGGGATATGAGCGGATGAAATCGGATCTAATCGATAAATTCCATCATGGCTCCCAGGCCGATGTAGTCCGCGGCCTCTATCAATCTTTGGGAGAGCGATCATTCAGCTTAAAAGATCTCTTAATCGAGGTGAGGAGAAAAGTGCTCTCGCAGGTCAGCCAGACCCTTTTCCGGCAATATGAAACGATCTGGCGGCAGATTTATCTTGATCATCAGCGGTTCATGCTCTACCTCCAGTCGACTCAGGCGAAACTTTTGAAAACCTATCTTGCGACGGCGGAGCAAGTGCTCCACCATGACCTGCGTGAAGAGATCGCGCTCCTCCCCCATCACCCCGCATTCGACCGGATCCTCCGAATCCTTGATGAAGCAAAAAAGTGGGGGATTGAACTGGAGGTGGATGAGGTCGAACGATCGTTGCAGTCGTTATTGGAGGAACAGATGGAGCGTCTGGTGCAGACCGGATCGCGCGAAGCGCTTGAAGAAACCTCTTACCTCCTCAACATCGCCGATCGCGGCAACCTGCACATCGACCTTTGGGAAACTCAAAACCGTTTCCATCTTTTTGTCCTCCATCGCAAAACACAACGGCAGGGAAAGCCCCTCGACCACTCCTTTCTGGAGAACGTTGCCAAGTTGGCAGGACGACTGTCGCACCACTGGAGCAATCCAACCTGA
- the glgC gene encoding glucose-1-phosphate adenylyltransferase codes for MLGMVLAGGRGERLVPLTRDRSKPSVPFGGKYRIVDFVLSNFINSGIFSIYVVVQYKSQSLIEHLRAAWRLGGRIKGHFITIAPPQMRRGESWYQGTADAVYQNLHVVRNFDPELVIVFGADHIYRMDIAQMVDFHRQREADVTVAAIPVPIEAANRFGIIKVNKEGRITGFVEKPKDPPPMPGNPKFAYASMGNYVFNREILMDALLRDAKRHSEHDFGRTIIPELFPEARVFAYDFNKNQIPGLKPYEERGYWRDVGNIQAYYDAHMDLLGEQPHFDLNNLDWPILSDAVNTPAARVMGGEITDSFLGEGSVIKGAKVTRSIIGRGVVIKEGAEVEDSILFDFCEVGTGCRLKRTIVDRFNLLKPGDRIGHDLDSDRQRFTVNNKGIVTIPRAPTRFFY; via the coding sequence ATGCTTGGAATGGTGTTGGCCGGAGGGCGTGGAGAGCGACTCGTTCCGCTCACCCGTGACCGGAGCAAACCCTCCGTCCCGTTTGGAGGGAAATATCGGATCGTCGACTTCGTTCTGAGCAATTTTATCAACTCGGGCATCTTCTCCATCTATGTCGTCGTTCAATATAAATCGCAGTCGCTGATCGAGCATCTTCGGGCCGCCTGGAGGCTGGGGGGCCGGATCAAAGGACACTTCATTACGATCGCCCCGCCGCAGATGCGTCGCGGAGAGAGCTGGTATCAGGGGACAGCCGATGCGGTTTATCAAAATCTCCATGTCGTCCGAAATTTCGACCCGGAGTTGGTGATCGTCTTCGGCGCCGATCACATCTATCGGATGGACATCGCACAAATGGTCGATTTTCACCGCCAACGGGAAGCCGACGTGACCGTCGCGGCGATTCCGGTGCCGATCGAAGCGGCCAACCGCTTCGGAATCATCAAGGTGAACAAAGAAGGGCGGATCACCGGTTTTGTCGAAAAGCCGAAAGATCCCCCGCCGATGCCGGGCAATCCGAAATTCGCTTATGCATCGATGGGGAATTACGTTTTTAACCGAGAAATCTTGATGGACGCGCTCCTGCGGGATGCCAAGCGGCACAGCGAGCACGACTTCGGCCGGACGATCATCCCGGAGCTCTTTCCGGAGGCACGCGTCTTTGCCTACGACTTTAATAAAAACCAAATTCCCGGACTCAAGCCATACGAGGAGCGCGGCTATTGGCGCGACGTCGGAAATATCCAAGCCTACTATGACGCCCACATGGACCTCCTCGGCGAGCAGCCCCACTTTGACCTCAACAACCTCGACTGGCCGATCCTCTCCGACGCCGTCAACACGCCGGCCGCGCGGGTAATGGGGGGAGAGATCACCGACTCTTTCCTCGGCGAGGGGAGTGTGATCAAAGGGGCCAAGGTGACGCGGTCGATCATCGGGCGAGGGGTGGTCATTAAAGAAGGGGCCGAGGTGGAAGATTCGATCCTTTTTGATTTCTGCGAGGTCGGCACCGGCTGCCGATTAAAACGGACGATCGTCGACCGCTTCAATCTGCTCAAACCGGGAGATCGAATCGGTCATGATTTAGACAGCGACCGGCAACGCTTCACGGTGAACAATAAAGGGATCGTCACGATCCCCCGCGCGCCGACCCGCTTTTTCTATTGA